A region from the Acyrthosiphon pisum isolate AL4f chromosome A1, pea_aphid_22Mar2018_4r6ur, whole genome shotgun sequence genome encodes:
- the LOC100573661 gene encoding nuclear pore complex protein DDB_G0274915-like isoform X2: MKGSGSGEFSGKARNTSESGKPTALAVLSQSETSLFNQTTQPTTGIFGSTAVAPVFGVSFQTPTAHPKFEGFSTDGTCSSFGTPTKTSTSNGGLFGRRNASMGEITGGGCFDSSNSKTSFPQSKPVETPLAQSTSNIFAAPQTSTAGNAIFGTSTTDGTCLSFGTPTKTSRSNEGLFGQQNASIGEKKGGGCFDSSNSKTSFQQSKLVETPLAQSPSNIFAAPQTSTASTGIFDTSTTVLGQTKTSLCNQTTQPIWGIFGSIAVAPVFGTSCQTTNVHPKFKGFSADGTCSSFGTPTVTSTSNGGLFGRQNASMGEKKGGGCLYSSNSKTSFPQSKPVETPLAQSTSNIFAAPQTSTASTGIFDTSTTVLGQTKTSLCNQTTQPTTGIFGSTNFAPVFGTSCQTTNAHPIFEGFNADGTCSLIGTPTSSSHEGLFDQQNASMGKKTGGGCFDFRNSKTSFRQSKPVETPLAQSTSNIFTAPRTSTASTGIFGTSTTVLGQTKTSLCNQTTQPIWGIFGSIAVAPVFGTSCQTTNVHPKFKGFSADGTCSSFGTPTVTSTSNGGLFGRQNASMGEKKGGGCLYSSNSKTSFPQSKPVETPLAQPTSNIFAAPQTSTAGNAIFDTSTTGFNADGTSSLHGTPTATSTSNGGLFGQENASMGGKAGGVCLGSSNSNTSFRQSKPSGTPLAQSTNNIFAAPQTSTAGAEIFGTSTTGHAASGFGATSDGGTTIKFNPVTGTDTCVINGVIHSMNTSYQSITVMKEYETKAFEELRFEYYFANRKVGQQGAVYGGIFESPKTLFSSTTTLNTGLFGVNDNNLLYGTTSTTPILLGDFYVDVITKVQLFAAPQTNIFGTTASSTFVTQTSGFGQDGFGQPNQNNLFGKNKSAFGLGSTQSTGFGFGTNIFTSSRGLFGSKPNSGFQMTSSAFGTDNTFGATSTAQPATGGLFGSKAFTEAPAISLFNQTTNNITGVFNATSSGGKWKENTRNEGTGLFGLSHRSSVGTGGSFFGSNKQTGKLGLFGK; this comes from the exons ATGAAAGGTTCTGGGTCAGGTGAATTTTCTGGTAAGGCCAGGAATACGTCAGAATCTGGTAAGCCCACAGCACTTGCAGTGTTGAGTCAATCAGAGACATCACTATTTAATCAGACCACACAGCCTACTACGGGAATTTTTGGATCTACTGCTGTTGCGCCTGTATTTGGTGTAAGTTTCCAGACACCTACCGCTCATCCAAAATTTGAAG GTTTCAGTACAGATGGAACTTGTTCATCGTTTGGAACTCCAACAAAAACATCAACATCTAATGGAGGGTTATTTGGCCGACGAAATGCGTCAATGGGTGAAATAACAGGAGGTGGATGTTTTGATTCTAGTAATTCTAAAACTTCATTTCCACAATCAAAACCAGTTGAAACACCATTGGCCCAGTCAACTAGTAATATATTTGCTGCACCTCAAACAAGCACTGCAGGCAACGCAATATTTGGCACATCTACTACTG ATGGAACTTGTTTATCGTTTGGAACTCCAACAAAAACATCAAGATCTAATGAAGGGTTATTTGGCCAACAAAATGCTTCAATAGGTGAAAAAAAAGGAGGTGGATGTTTTGATTCTAGTAATTCTAAAACTTCATTTCAACAATCAAAACTAGTTGAAACACCATTGGCCCAGTCACCTAGTAATATATTTGCTGCACCTCAAACAAGCACTGCAAGCACCGGAATATTTGACACATCTACTACTG TGTTGGGACAAACAAAAACATCACTATGTAATCAGACTACACAGCCAATTTGGGGAATTTTTGGATCTATTGCTGTTGCGCCTGTATTTGGAACAAGTTGCCAGACAACTAACGTCCATCCAAAATTTAAAG gttTCAGTGCGGATGGAACTTGTTCATCATTTGGAACTCCTACAGTAACATCAACATCTAATGGAGGGTTATTCGGCCGTCAAAATGCTTCAATGGGTGAAAAAAAAGGAGGTGGATGTTTGTATTCTAGTAATTCTAAAACTTCATTTCCACAATCAAAACCAGTTGAAACACCATTGGCTCAGTCAACTAGTAATATATTTGCTGCACCTCAAACAAGCACTGCAAGCACCGGAATATTTGACACATCTACTACTG TGTTGGGTCAAACAAAAACATCACTATGTAATCAGACTACACAGCCTACTACGGGAATTTTTGGATCTACTAATTTTGCGCCTGTATTTGGAACAAGTTGCCAGACAACTAACGCCCATCCAATATTTGAAG GTTTCAATGCAGATGGAACTTGTTCATTGATTGGAACTCCTACGTCATCATCTCATGAAGGGTTATTTGACCAACAAAATGCTTCAATGGGTAAAAAAACAGGAGGTGGATGTTTTGATTTTAGAAATTCTAAAACTTCATTTCGACAATCAAAACCAGTTGAAACACCATTGGCCCAGTCAACTAGTAATATATTTACTGCTCCTCGAACAAGCACTGCAAGCACTGGAATATTTGGCACATCCACTACTG TGTTGGGACAAACAAAAACATCACTATGTAATCAGACTACACAGCCAATTTGGGGAATTTTTGGATCTATTGCTGTTGCGCCTGTATTTGGAACAAGTTGCCAGACAACTAACGTCCATCCAAAATTTAAAG gttTCAGTGCGGATGGAACTTGTTCATCATTTGGAACTCCTACAGTAACATCAACATCTAATGGAGGGTTATTCGGCCGTCAAAATGCTTCAATGGGTGAAAAAAAAGGAGGTGGATGTTTGTATTCTAGTAATTCTAAAACTTCATTTCCACAATCAAAACCAGTTGAAACGCCATTAGCACAGCCAACTAGTAATATATTTGCTGCACCTCAAACAAGCACTGCAGGCAACGCAATATTTGACACATCTACTACTG gtTTCAATGCAGATGGAACTTCTTCATTGCATGGAACTCCTACAGCAACATCAACATCTAATGGAGGATTATTTGGCCAAGAAAATGCTTCAATGGGAGGAAAGGCAGGAGGTGTATGTCTTGGTTCTAGTAATTCTAATACTTCATTTCGACAATCAAAACCATCTGGAACACCATTGGCCCAgtcaactaataatatatttgctgCACCTCAAACAAGCACTGCAGGCGCTGAAATATTTGGCACATCTACTACTG GTCATGCTGCATCAGGATTTGGAGCAACATCTGATGGTGGTACAACCATAAAATTTAATCCTGTGACAGGTACTGATACATGTGTCATTAATGGTGTAATTCATTCAATGAATACTAGTTATCAATCAATAACTGTTATGAAAGAATATGAAACAAAAGCTTTTGAGGAATTgagatttgaatattattttgcaaaccGCAAAGTTGGACAACAG ggTGCTGTTTATGGCGGAATTTTTGAAAGCCCTAAAACTTTGTTTAGTTCTACGACAACTTTAAATACAGGTTTATTCGGAGTGAATGATAATAACCTACTTTATGGTACAACTTCAACAACACCTATACTACTCGGAG ACTTCTACGTAGACGTTATAACAAAAGTTCAACTATTTGCTGCTCCTCAGACAAATATATTTGGAACTACTGCCTCTTCGACTTTTGTTACCCAAACTTCAGGATTTGGCCAAGATGGATTCGGGCAACCCAATCAG aacaacctatttggtaaaaataaatcagcATTCGGTCTTGGATCAACACAATCAACAGGTTTTGGTTTTGGAACTAATATATTTACTAGTTCACGTGGTCTTTTTGGAAGTAAACCTAATTCTGGTTTTCAAATGACTTCTTCAGCTTTTGGCACAGATAATACTTTTGGAGCCACATCAACAGCTCAACCAGCTACTGGTGGATTATTTGGTTCTAAAGCTTTTACTGAGGCACCAgctatatcattatttaaccaaacaacaaataatataacag GTGTATTTAATGCTACAAGTTCAGGAGGGAAATGGAAAGAGAACACAAGGAATGAAGGAACTGGACTTTTTGGACTATCTCATCGTAGTAGTGTTGGTACAGGTGGATCATTTTTTGGTAGTAACAAACAAACTGGTAAATTAGGACTTTTTGGaaagtaa
- the LOC100573661 gene encoding nuclear pore complex protein DDB_G0274915-like isoform X4 gives MFEMLGSGSGEFSGKARNTSESGKPTALAVLSQSETSLFNQTTQPTTGIFGSTAVAPVFGVSFQTPTAHPKFEGFSTDGTCSSFGTPTKTSTSNGGLFGRRNASMGEITGGGCFDSSNSKTSFPQSKPVETPLAQSTSNIFAAPQTSTAGNAIFGTSTTDGTCLSFGTPTKTSRSNEGLFGQQNASIGEKKGGGCFDSSNSKTSFQQSKLVETPLAQSPSNIFAAPQTSTASTGIFDTSTTVLGQTKTSLCNQTTQPIWGIFGSIAVAPVFGTSCQTTNVHPKFKGFSADGTCSSFGTPTVTSTSNGGLFGRQNASMGEKKGGGCLYSSNSKTSFPQSKPVETPLAQSTSNIFAAPQTSTASTGIFDTSTTVLGQTKTSLCNQTTQPTTGIFGSTNFAPVFGTSCQTTNAHPIFEGFNADGTCSLIGTPTSSSHEGLFDQQNASMGKKTGGGCFDFRNSKTSFRQSKPVETPLAQSTSNIFTAPRTSTASTGIFGTSTTVLGQTKTSLCNQTTQPIWGIFGSIAVAPVFGTSCQTTNVHPKFKGFSADGTCSSFGTPTVTSTSNGGLFGRQNASMGEKKGGGCLYSSNSKTSFPQSKPVETPLAQPTSNIFAAPQTSTAGNAIFDTSTTGFNADGTSSLHGTPTATSTSNGGLFGQENASMGGKAGGVCLGSSNSNTSFRQSKPSGTPLAQSTNNIFAAPQTSTAGAEIFGTSTTGHAASGFGATSDGGTTIKFNPVTGTDTCVINGVIHSMNTSYQSITVMKEYETKAFEELRFEYYFANRKVGQQGAVYGGIFESPKTLFSSTTTLNTGLFGVNDNNLLYGTTSTTPILLGDFYVDVITKVQLFAAPQTNIFGTTASSTFVTQTSGFGQDGFGQPNQNNLFGKNKSAFGLGSTQSTAFGTDNTFGATSTAQPATGGLFGSKAFTEAPAISLFNQTTNNITGVFNATSSGGKWKENTRNEGTGLFGLSHRSSVGTGGSFFGSNKQTGKLGLFGK, from the exons ATGTTTGAAATGTTAG GTTCTGGGTCAGGTGAATTTTCTGGTAAGGCCAGGAATACGTCAGAATCTGGTAAGCCCACAGCACTTGCAGTGTTGAGTCAATCAGAGACATCACTATTTAATCAGACCACACAGCCTACTACGGGAATTTTTGGATCTACTGCTGTTGCGCCTGTATTTGGTGTAAGTTTCCAGACACCTACCGCTCATCCAAAATTTGAAG GTTTCAGTACAGATGGAACTTGTTCATCGTTTGGAACTCCAACAAAAACATCAACATCTAATGGAGGGTTATTTGGCCGACGAAATGCGTCAATGGGTGAAATAACAGGAGGTGGATGTTTTGATTCTAGTAATTCTAAAACTTCATTTCCACAATCAAAACCAGTTGAAACACCATTGGCCCAGTCAACTAGTAATATATTTGCTGCACCTCAAACAAGCACTGCAGGCAACGCAATATTTGGCACATCTACTACTG ATGGAACTTGTTTATCGTTTGGAACTCCAACAAAAACATCAAGATCTAATGAAGGGTTATTTGGCCAACAAAATGCTTCAATAGGTGAAAAAAAAGGAGGTGGATGTTTTGATTCTAGTAATTCTAAAACTTCATTTCAACAATCAAAACTAGTTGAAACACCATTGGCCCAGTCACCTAGTAATATATTTGCTGCACCTCAAACAAGCACTGCAAGCACCGGAATATTTGACACATCTACTACTG TGTTGGGACAAACAAAAACATCACTATGTAATCAGACTACACAGCCAATTTGGGGAATTTTTGGATCTATTGCTGTTGCGCCTGTATTTGGAACAAGTTGCCAGACAACTAACGTCCATCCAAAATTTAAAG gttTCAGTGCGGATGGAACTTGTTCATCATTTGGAACTCCTACAGTAACATCAACATCTAATGGAGGGTTATTCGGCCGTCAAAATGCTTCAATGGGTGAAAAAAAAGGAGGTGGATGTTTGTATTCTAGTAATTCTAAAACTTCATTTCCACAATCAAAACCAGTTGAAACACCATTGGCTCAGTCAACTAGTAATATATTTGCTGCACCTCAAACAAGCACTGCAAGCACCGGAATATTTGACACATCTACTACTG TGTTGGGTCAAACAAAAACATCACTATGTAATCAGACTACACAGCCTACTACGGGAATTTTTGGATCTACTAATTTTGCGCCTGTATTTGGAACAAGTTGCCAGACAACTAACGCCCATCCAATATTTGAAG GTTTCAATGCAGATGGAACTTGTTCATTGATTGGAACTCCTACGTCATCATCTCATGAAGGGTTATTTGACCAACAAAATGCTTCAATGGGTAAAAAAACAGGAGGTGGATGTTTTGATTTTAGAAATTCTAAAACTTCATTTCGACAATCAAAACCAGTTGAAACACCATTGGCCCAGTCAACTAGTAATATATTTACTGCTCCTCGAACAAGCACTGCAAGCACTGGAATATTTGGCACATCCACTACTG TGTTGGGACAAACAAAAACATCACTATGTAATCAGACTACACAGCCAATTTGGGGAATTTTTGGATCTATTGCTGTTGCGCCTGTATTTGGAACAAGTTGCCAGACAACTAACGTCCATCCAAAATTTAAAG gttTCAGTGCGGATGGAACTTGTTCATCATTTGGAACTCCTACAGTAACATCAACATCTAATGGAGGGTTATTCGGCCGTCAAAATGCTTCAATGGGTGAAAAAAAAGGAGGTGGATGTTTGTATTCTAGTAATTCTAAAACTTCATTTCCACAATCAAAACCAGTTGAAACGCCATTAGCACAGCCAACTAGTAATATATTTGCTGCACCTCAAACAAGCACTGCAGGCAACGCAATATTTGACACATCTACTACTG gtTTCAATGCAGATGGAACTTCTTCATTGCATGGAACTCCTACAGCAACATCAACATCTAATGGAGGATTATTTGGCCAAGAAAATGCTTCAATGGGAGGAAAGGCAGGAGGTGTATGTCTTGGTTCTAGTAATTCTAATACTTCATTTCGACAATCAAAACCATCTGGAACACCATTGGCCCAgtcaactaataatatatttgctgCACCTCAAACAAGCACTGCAGGCGCTGAAATATTTGGCACATCTACTACTG GTCATGCTGCATCAGGATTTGGAGCAACATCTGATGGTGGTACAACCATAAAATTTAATCCTGTGACAGGTACTGATACATGTGTCATTAATGGTGTAATTCATTCAATGAATACTAGTTATCAATCAATAACTGTTATGAAAGAATATGAAACAAAAGCTTTTGAGGAATTgagatttgaatattattttgcaaaccGCAAAGTTGGACAACAG ggTGCTGTTTATGGCGGAATTTTTGAAAGCCCTAAAACTTTGTTTAGTTCTACGACAACTTTAAATACAGGTTTATTCGGAGTGAATGATAATAACCTACTTTATGGTACAACTTCAACAACACCTATACTACTCGGAG ACTTCTACGTAGACGTTATAACAAAAGTTCAACTATTTGCTGCTCCTCAGACAAATATATTTGGAACTACTGCCTCTTCGACTTTTGTTACCCAAACTTCAGGATTTGGCCAAGATGGATTCGGGCAACCCAATCAG aacaacctatttggtaaaaataaatcagcATTCGGTCTTGGATCAACACAATCAACAG CTTTTGGCACAGATAATACTTTTGGAGCCACATCAACAGCTCAACCAGCTACTGGTGGATTATTTGGTTCTAAAGCTTTTACTGAGGCACCAgctatatcattatttaaccaaacaacaaataatataacag GTGTATTTAATGCTACAAGTTCAGGAGGGAAATGGAAAGAGAACACAAGGAATGAAGGAACTGGACTTTTTGGACTATCTCATCGTAGTAGTGTTGGTACAGGTGGATCATTTTTTGGTAGTAACAAACAAACTGGTAAATTAGGACTTTTTGGaaagtaa
- the LOC100573661 gene encoding nucleoporin nup189-like isoform X5: protein MFEMLGSGSGEFSGKARNTSESGKPTALAVLSQSETSLFNQTTQPTTGIFGSTAVAPVFGVSFQTPTAHPKFEGFSTDGTCSSFGTPTKTSTSNGGLFGRRNASMGEITGGGCFDSSNSKTSFPQSKPVETPLAQSTSNIFAAPQTSTAGNAIFGTSTTVLGQTKTSLCNQTTQPIWGIFGSIAVAPVFGTSCQTTNVHPKFKGFSADGTCSSFGTPTVTSTSNGGLFGRQNASMGEKKGGGCLYSSNSKTSFPQSKPVETPLAQSTSNIFAAPQTSTASTGIFDTSTTVLGQTKTSLCNQTTQPTTGIFGSTNFAPVFGTSCQTTNAHPIFEGFNADGTCSLIGTPTSSSHEGLFDQQNASMGKKTGGGCFDFRNSKTSFRQSKPVETPLAQSTSNIFTAPRTSTASTGIFGTSTTVLGQTKTSLCNQTTQPIWGIFGSIAVAPVFGTSCQTTNVHPKFKGFSADGTCSSFGTPTVTSTSNGGLFGRQNASMGEKKGGGCLYSSNSKTSFPQSKPVETPLAQPTSNIFAAPQTSTAGNAIFDTSTTGFNADGTSSLHGTPTATSTSNGGLFGQENASMGGKAGGVCLGSSNSNTSFRQSKPSGTPLAQSTNNIFAAPQTSTAGAEIFGTSTTGHAASGFGATSDGGTTIKFNPVTGTDTCVINGVIHSMNTSYQSITVMKEYETKAFEELRFEYYFANRKVGQQGAVYGGIFESPKTLFSSTTTLNTGLFGVNDNNLLYGTTSTTPILLGDFYVDVITKVQLFAAPQTNIFGTTASSTFVTQTSGFGQDGFGQPNQNNLFGKNKSAFGLGSTQSTGFGFGTNIFTSSRGLFGSKPNSGFQMTSSAFGTDNTFGATSTAQPATGGLFGSKAFTEAPAISLFNQTTNNITGVFNATSSGGKWKENTRNEGTGLFGLSHRSSVGTGGSFFGSNKQTGKLGLFGK, encoded by the exons ATGTTTGAAATGTTAG GTTCTGGGTCAGGTGAATTTTCTGGTAAGGCCAGGAATACGTCAGAATCTGGTAAGCCCACAGCACTTGCAGTGTTGAGTCAATCAGAGACATCACTATTTAATCAGACCACACAGCCTACTACGGGAATTTTTGGATCTACTGCTGTTGCGCCTGTATTTGGTGTAAGTTTCCAGACACCTACCGCTCATCCAAAATTTGAAG GTTTCAGTACAGATGGAACTTGTTCATCGTTTGGAACTCCAACAAAAACATCAACATCTAATGGAGGGTTATTTGGCCGACGAAATGCGTCAATGGGTGAAATAACAGGAGGTGGATGTTTTGATTCTAGTAATTCTAAAACTTCATTTCCACAATCAAAACCAGTTGAAACACCATTGGCCCAGTCAACTAGTAATATATTTGCTGCACCTCAAACAAGCACTGCAGGCAACGCAATATTTGGCACATCTACTACTG TGTTGGGACAAACAAAAACATCACTATGTAATCAGACTACACAGCCAATTTGGGGAATTTTTGGATCTATTGCTGTTGCGCCTGTATTTGGAACAAGTTGCCAGACAACTAACGTCCATCCAAAATTTAAAG gttTCAGTGCGGATGGAACTTGTTCATCATTTGGAACTCCTACAGTAACATCAACATCTAATGGAGGGTTATTCGGCCGTCAAAATGCTTCAATGGGTGAAAAAAAAGGAGGTGGATGTTTGTATTCTAGTAATTCTAAAACTTCATTTCCACAATCAAAACCAGTTGAAACACCATTGGCTCAGTCAACTAGTAATATATTTGCTGCACCTCAAACAAGCACTGCAAGCACCGGAATATTTGACACATCTACTACTG TGTTGGGTCAAACAAAAACATCACTATGTAATCAGACTACACAGCCTACTACGGGAATTTTTGGATCTACTAATTTTGCGCCTGTATTTGGAACAAGTTGCCAGACAACTAACGCCCATCCAATATTTGAAG GTTTCAATGCAGATGGAACTTGTTCATTGATTGGAACTCCTACGTCATCATCTCATGAAGGGTTATTTGACCAACAAAATGCTTCAATGGGTAAAAAAACAGGAGGTGGATGTTTTGATTTTAGAAATTCTAAAACTTCATTTCGACAATCAAAACCAGTTGAAACACCATTGGCCCAGTCAACTAGTAATATATTTACTGCTCCTCGAACAAGCACTGCAAGCACTGGAATATTTGGCACATCCACTACTG TGTTGGGACAAACAAAAACATCACTATGTAATCAGACTACACAGCCAATTTGGGGAATTTTTGGATCTATTGCTGTTGCGCCTGTATTTGGAACAAGTTGCCAGACAACTAACGTCCATCCAAAATTTAAAG gttTCAGTGCGGATGGAACTTGTTCATCATTTGGAACTCCTACAGTAACATCAACATCTAATGGAGGGTTATTCGGCCGTCAAAATGCTTCAATGGGTGAAAAAAAAGGAGGTGGATGTTTGTATTCTAGTAATTCTAAAACTTCATTTCCACAATCAAAACCAGTTGAAACGCCATTAGCACAGCCAACTAGTAATATATTTGCTGCACCTCAAACAAGCACTGCAGGCAACGCAATATTTGACACATCTACTACTG gtTTCAATGCAGATGGAACTTCTTCATTGCATGGAACTCCTACAGCAACATCAACATCTAATGGAGGATTATTTGGCCAAGAAAATGCTTCAATGGGAGGAAAGGCAGGAGGTGTATGTCTTGGTTCTAGTAATTCTAATACTTCATTTCGACAATCAAAACCATCTGGAACACCATTGGCCCAgtcaactaataatatatttgctgCACCTCAAACAAGCACTGCAGGCGCTGAAATATTTGGCACATCTACTACTG GTCATGCTGCATCAGGATTTGGAGCAACATCTGATGGTGGTACAACCATAAAATTTAATCCTGTGACAGGTACTGATACATGTGTCATTAATGGTGTAATTCATTCAATGAATACTAGTTATCAATCAATAACTGTTATGAAAGAATATGAAACAAAAGCTTTTGAGGAATTgagatttgaatattattttgcaaaccGCAAAGTTGGACAACAG ggTGCTGTTTATGGCGGAATTTTTGAAAGCCCTAAAACTTTGTTTAGTTCTACGACAACTTTAAATACAGGTTTATTCGGAGTGAATGATAATAACCTACTTTATGGTACAACTTCAACAACACCTATACTACTCGGAG ACTTCTACGTAGACGTTATAACAAAAGTTCAACTATTTGCTGCTCCTCAGACAAATATATTTGGAACTACTGCCTCTTCGACTTTTGTTACCCAAACTTCAGGATTTGGCCAAGATGGATTCGGGCAACCCAATCAG aacaacctatttggtaaaaataaatcagcATTCGGTCTTGGATCAACACAATCAACAGGTTTTGGTTTTGGAACTAATATATTTACTAGTTCACGTGGTCTTTTTGGAAGTAAACCTAATTCTGGTTTTCAAATGACTTCTTCAGCTTTTGGCACAGATAATACTTTTGGAGCCACATCAACAGCTCAACCAGCTACTGGTGGATTATTTGGTTCTAAAGCTTTTACTGAGGCACCAgctatatcattatttaaccaaacaacaaataatataacag GTGTATTTAATGCTACAAGTTCAGGAGGGAAATGGAAAGAGAACACAAGGAATGAAGGAACTGGACTTTTTGGACTATCTCATCGTAGTAGTGTTGGTACAGGTGGATCATTTTTTGGTAGTAACAAACAAACTGGTAAATTAGGACTTTTTGGaaagtaa